TTCATTTCATCATAGACCATGGATATCCCTACCTTCTACGAGGACTCCGCTACGTCATGGGGCCCCGAAACTAAGGACTCAATGCCTCGCAGCCCTACACTCTACTCACCCCTGGCAAGACCCTCGACACCCCCTACATGTACCCAGCCTGaggatgtgtttgatggggtgGTCAGTACTATTTTTTTGGATACCATCAAGGCCTCTGTAGCTACACTTTTAGACTTGGTGATTGGCGACTATATAAGAGAAAAATGCATCGGCTGTGGGATCAATCATCCCAGCCAGCGTCGTCATCCTTGCCTATACGACCCTCCGAGATACTACTTTTTCAATCATTTTGAGGAGCTGGTGAAAAGACTGTGGTCCCGCAGGTTTATACCATCGCTGGTCAGCGCCCTGGAGTCTATGGGTCTTGTGCCGTCTATCCCCAGAGTTTACGGGGTAACCGAGGCCTTCCTACATGAACTGAAGGAGGCAATTTTCATCCACGAGAAACTCAAAGAAATCCGACACACCCTGGTGACCGACAACAAATACCGGGAAGCTGTGGTGGCTGATGTGGTGCTTTTCTGGCTCAATAAATCCCAAGAGACCGAGTGACATTTTGTTATTTAGAGCTATGGGTAACTATGTGTCTACGATGTTGGAgcgaataaatacattttttcttttgagagaccttacaaatgttatgcatcagattattgaaaataaagTGAATAATGTATCGTTCTACACGACACACAATACCTGGGCTAATGTCGAGCGTTTGTTGAAAATGGAACAAATCATGAATCATGTACGACATACGGGTGGTAGTTTGCAATGGacacaaatggtatcaagaattgtTGATGAGTCTGAAGAGCTAGAAGTAACTTTGGCTAAGATTTTGCATTATTTGTTTGAACCCCCATTTAATGTGAACGTGTATCATATTTGTTGTTTATATACTTATATATCCGTGTGTGTTTTAAAAATTCAGCGACACAAACCTGTAAATCTAAAccatatatacagggtgttgcaTGATGTGATTGTTGAGAAAACTGGGACTTGTATCTTGCAACAAATCCTGAATTGGTTGTATACGTAATACTtggtgttaaaaaaataaaaattctcaaACTGAAATGTTGTCGTTATTTGAAAGTGGCTCATTAACGTTATTGTCCCTCAGAGAGGCAAGAAGGATGGCTGAAcagctgttgaaaaacatttattataaTCCCGCTAACCCCGGGTCTTATGGTGGTAAAGAGCGTTTACAGAGAGCAATAGCCGAAGAAACAGGTAGCCTGTTAAGCGATGCTAAAGTGAGTGAGTGGTTATCAGAGCAGGATGCCTATACTCTCCATAAATCTGTAAGAAAACATTTTCCAAGAAATAGAGTTTTTTCTACGCATCCCTTATCCCAATTTCAGGCGGATCTATGCGACATGCAGGCCCTTGCCGATAAAAATGATGGAAATCGCTACATGCTAACGGTTATAGATATTTTCTCTAAAGTAGCCTTTGTAAGGGTTTTAAAAAATAAGAGCGGGGCCGAGGTAACCCGGGCCTTTGACTCGATCTTGAAGGCAGGAGGAGCACCCAATAAAGTGCAGACTGATGGAGGAAAAGAATTCttcaataaaacatttcagaagctGATGAATaagtataaaataatacattttgctaCAGGCTCGGATTTGAAAGCTTCGGTTGTGGAACGCTTTAATAGGACTTTGAAGGAGCGGATGTGGAGATATTTTACAGCTCACAACACACACCGATATCTCGATATAGTTCAGGATTTAGTAACGGGTTACAATAACAATTATCATAAGAGTATAAGGATGAAGCCGTCGGAGGTGTCTTCTGAAAACTCTTTTCAAGTCTTTAAAAATCTGTATGGTTTGTTCCCCGTTCGCCGtaagaaaaaaattaactttaaaTTCAACGTGGGTGACTTGGTGCGTATATCTAAATTGAGGGGTGTTTTCGACAAAAAATACGAACAAGGCTTTAGCTCTGAGTTGTTCACCGTTACAGAATGTCTGCCACGCATACCCTCTGTCTACAAATTACAAGATTATGACGGGGAGCTTATAGAGGGATCTTTTTATGAAAAGGAATTACAGAAGGTCCAGTTGGGTAAAGACAAAGTCTTTCACGTGGAGGAGATTCTAGATCagaagagagaaaagggtaaAAAATGGTTGCTGGTCCGCTGGAAAAACTGGCCCCAAAAGTTCAACAGTTGGGTATTGGAGCATGATGTGGTGGAGGCAACGGGGATTAACTTAAACCCACAGTCCTGATAACTAGCTCCTCATTCTCGTGTACACACGAGTGCATCATGGAACACAGCGgcttctacctgactctccccagTAATGCGTCTGCACATATATATCGTAATAATCAGAGTTCGAATTATACAACCAATTTTCCAAAGCCTATAGAGTTATCCGAGGCTTGGGAAGTAGGTCTCAGCGAGATTACATACCCCCATAGTTGGTATAATATCAAAGATAAGGACCGTGATTTTTATTGCAAAAAGTTATCGGAACCTGCAAAACTTATTAAGCTTAAAAAAGGTTTCTATAGAACCGTCGACAGGATCGTCTCAGAGTTGAATGAACACCTAACCCTAAACAAGATGGAAATATTCCTATTCTACAATCCAATCCATAAAAGGATACAAATCTCAGGGCCTGCTAACGGGGGTATAAAGACCAGCGGTAATTTATCCTACATGTTGGGGATGGGTCCCAATAAATGGACGTATGTGAAAGATAAATTATTCCCATTCCCTGCGGATATCCATGCAGGCTTTTACAACATATTTGTGTATACCGACATCATAACCTATCAAAGGGTCGGAGACACATGTGTGCCCCTCCTGAGAACAGTTCATATAGACGGAAAGGATGGGGACATCGTCACTGTCAATTATGACAAGCCGCACTACGTACCCGTCAGCAAgaaatatattgaaaacattctgGTTGAGCTTAAAACGGATCAGAACGAAAACATTGAATTTACTTATGGTAAAACGATTGTAAAACTACACTTTAGACCCACCAAAACCTCTCTACATATATAATATTTGGTATTATATTTATAAACATAATACCAAATAAAAGGGTTATGGAGCACCCTCAGCTCGACCCCAACCGTTATGTTTCATACTATGTGGATCAAGTTGGTAATGGACTACCAGGATATCATGGAGCACCGACAATGTATGGTGCGGGGATAGGGGGTATATTTCGTAACCTCTTTAGGATGGTTTTACCGTTTATGAAGAGAGGCTTCAGCATAGCCAAACCACACTTAAAATCCGCGGCTAAAAATATAGTAAGTGAGGTTGTAGCAAATGCTATGACCCGCAGAGCGTCACCAGAGGTGGAGCATCAAGAAGGCTCGGGTCTTATGATATTGTCTCGAAGGCCAAAAAAGAGACCCCCAGGTTTAAGACGCAGGCCTGCACCTAAAAAGCGGAGGTTAACTGTTAAAAGAACCTCAGTAAGTCAAAGACGTGGTAAAGTGAGGAGGTCTGGACCAAAAAGAATACTAGGAAGTATTTTCTAAAAGAATAAGTGACATGGCTCTTTTACACCGAATGTCCTCTGAAGCTATAAAGACAGAACTCGATCTTTTCACGGCACCGTTAACGCAGCATTCAATAGACAGGTCCAGTTATGTGGAGATAGCCCCCCTCTCGGCTATTACAGATAACGGGCCTATCGAATTTTTCATACCAGGCCACGGTGACAACTATCTGGACCTCAACAACACCTTGGTGCATTTACGTCTAAAAGTGACCAAAAGAGATGGGTCTAATATTGCAGGCGATGCCAAAGTGAGTCTCATTAATTACCCCTTGGCCACCATCTTCTCCCAAGTGGATGTGACTTTGGGTGAACGCCTAATCAGTCAAAGCAGCGCCACATACCCatatagagccatcatggagtgtttgcTAAACTACTCCGAAGACACTCTCAAAACACAATTTAGCGCCGGGTTGTTTAGCAAGGATACTGCAGGAGTCTCTATGGAATCGACAGACCCTTCCACGGGGGCGAACAAAGGCCTAGCGGCACGCGCTCGCTACTGCGCCGAATCTCGAGAGTTTCATTTGCTAGGCCCTATACACTCTGACATTTTCTTTCAAGAACGGTTGCTCCTAAATTCTGTTGATTTAAGATTAAAATTAACCAGGGCCAAGGATGAGTTTTGCCTGATGTCTCCCCAAGACGGGGATTTTAGTTTGAAAGTGTTGGGGGCCACCCTTTTTATTAAAAAAGTGTCTGTATCTCCGGCAGTACGCCTGGGTCACTCACATGCTTTGATGAAAGGAAATGCCCTTTACCCTCTCCAAAGAATTACCATGAAAACCTTTAGCATACCTGTGGGCAGTAGAATCTGCAGTCAAGAAAACCTATTTCTAGGCCCTTTACCTAGATATGTGGTTATAGGTCTGGTTGATCACGCCTCTAATACGGGGAGTTTAGATAAAAAACCCTTTAATTTTCAACACTTCAATGCAGAGTATGTAGCTCTCTGTCAGGACGGACGTCAGGTTCCTGCTAAGGCTTTCCAACCCCAATTTAACAACAACATATCTGTGCGAGAATTTTACAATCTATTCCTGGCCACAGGGAGGCATCTAAAAGATCTCTCTTTGCCTATTGACAGAAATGATTTTGCAGAGGGTTACACTTTGTATGCTTTCAATTTATCACCTGATGATGACACCTCAGGAAATCTGTCTGTGATGTCCCAAGGTAACCTCAGGCTGGAAATGCGTTTCCGTACACCTTTAACCTGTACAGTTAGCATGATTGTTTACGCATGCTCTGATTCAATCTTGGAAGTGAATGCCCGAAGACAGGTCTTAGTGGATTATTATTAAGGACCTTTGAGCAAAGACATGAATACCCAAGAGTTGGAAGGGCTCATGAGCCGCTTGATTGGAAAAcaattttgtggagtgatggccTGTGATGAATTACCTATTGAGATATGGCCTGAGAGGCCTGCAATGTTTATTGTCAATACCCATCCTAAACACATGCCTGGTGAACATTGGCTAGCTATGACATTAGAACAGGAAGGTGGAAGAAAAATCTCAACTTTTTTTGATTCCTATGGCTTTCCCcccggtttttcacatttccctAAATCTATTAAAGATTTTTTGACCCTAAACGGTTCAAAGATCTACTACAGCATCAAACAAGTGCAAGATAACCTTTCCACTACATGCGGTCACCACTGTGTATTTTACCTGTGCCAAAGAGCCCGGGGAGTTTCTTTTGAAGATGTTATGTTTCTTTATAAGGATGATTTAAGAAGTAATGATCACTTTGTAtcttgttttgttagaaaatatcAAAAGTGTTCAAATGTGTGTCGTTTAAGAACGCGTAATCAAGGCGTATGCTCACGTCATATGTTTCAAGAATGCCACAAATGTTAATttgcttatttttcaaataaaacattttattgaatttaatcatagtcattcaaaagtcattTTCAAAAGTCTAACCACGCCGAGAGATCGGGATTAGGAAAAGGTCCTGAGACGTTCATGGGAGTAAATGAGTTAGCATCATCGCTTTCATAGGGGGGCGGTGTCGTTGGGGCATCTTTAGGGGTGCTGTATCTCGTTGAAGGCTTTTGTTTTAAAGCTTGAATCTGTTGACGAAGCTTATGGTTGGGTACACCCGAGAGGGGAATGTTCAGGATTGCCAGGGCCTTAAGAAACTGACGCCAGCCGGGAGGCCTTCGGTCATCAGCAACCTTGTGGGCAGCCGTGGTACTTTTAACTAAGTCCACCATATGGGAACCCCTAACAACAGCGCCCTGAAGTATAAACTCTCCAGAATCGTTCCAAGCAGCTAATCCCTTTGAGTCTTTTATCTTGTTCATAATGTATTTAACATTCTTCCGGTTACGTAAAGGCACATGTGTCAGTAGGTCATGCATAACTTTATCTTCAAAAGGCATTTGAGCTTCACCAGACATAGGATCTTCACTAGGTAAGAGCGCCGGTACAGGCCTTACCGGGGCCTGGCTATCGTTAGGTTCGACATCTGTTAAAGGGTCCGGTAGGGAAAGTGTTAAATGGTTGCTCTCTCTCGCCCCTTGCTTTACCAGAGTCAAATATCTTTGCATTAGGTTTGTGTATTTTTGGATCTTATCATAAGGGTTCAATCCTTTTCGGTTCAAAACATCCTTCATGGCCGTATCCAAATcattttcagctgtttgtctGATATTTTCAGGACCCTGCATTTGATTTTTAAGTCTATCCAACTCTTGTTGTGGCACCAAGTACATTTTAGTGGCCATCACACCGCGTGTTCAACCCCCACGTCTGGCAGCAATAAGGCTGGTGATGAAGGGCACAGCTATACTGAGTAAAGGTATGAGAAAACCTCCAGACTGTTGTATACTATGTCTTTTCTTTTGAAGACTGGCCCTTTTATTGGCAAAGAGTTTGATCGCGGTCTtttgtctctttaattttttcaaTTGGTTCAGGGTGAGTGGAATGCGTCCTTTGAGAAGATTCAAAGCAATCTCACATAAGGCTAATATGAGATCTGAAGAACAACTACCCAAGATGGCCTTCCGTCCTTTAGCTGTAGACCCAACTAGCCTTGTCAAAAGGGGCAGGTTTCTTTTTAAACGCAGAGACATAGCGTTTACTTTTTAGGAAGGTATGCAGCAGGCCGCTCCCACGGAAACAGACCTGTACGTAGCCTAAGCTGTTCTGGAGTATTTGCTTTTAAATCCACGATTAAATAAGAAAATGGCTCTTTGGTAGCGTCCTCATAGCTCTCCATAAAGTATGATTTCCTTCCAGGGTACATCTGCTGAGCTAGAGTGCTAATTTGCAGTTTGTCTCTAGGATTTTTAAACAATACCATGTAGTTGGCATTCAAGCTAATGGTACGGCTATTTTTACCTTGGTGAAACACATTCTGGACCAAGTAAAGCACGGACAGGTTTCTATGATGAGTATATTGGGTAAAAGCTCTTGCAATTTCTGGATGTTCGCTACCAGCAAATAGCATATCGTCCAAAACAAGCAGATTGTGTATATGTGGGGGGAGAAGTTGATCATCAGACAGAGAATCGGGTATTCCTTCAACAAACTTGATTTTTATTGTCTTCAATAATTCATCATACAGAGGTTGGtaacaggaataacaccatacaaTATTGTCAGGCTTTTGAGATAACACATGTTCAGAATTCTCTAAAATACTTTTTACAAAAAAAGTTTTACCACTGTTTGATGGGCCTGCAATTAAGGCCGAAAAGGGCAGTTTTAAACGGGGGTCAAAATCCTCGACAGCCGTCATTATATCTTAAGCTTTAAGACACACTGGGGCTTGTAGCCTAAGTCAGTAGCCAAAGGGCAATGTGGTACCGTCAGGCAATAGCCGTCTCTTGTCATAGACTACCCTGAATCTTTTAGTGAGTGGGGCGTTTCTTAGATGGAACCCCTTTTTATCCCTCACTATTTTGTTGTAGGAGGTCAAAATCTCCAAGTCACTATTCTTGTCATTTACGAACCCGTCGACCAAGCGCGTGATTGATTCCAAGTTTACACGCGGGGCATTTTCGTAGTTTTGAGTCACGCCTTTGGCTTTCAACACCACGTGATTGTCTTTAGTCCTAAAAGCATAGCTTTTGGGCCCACATGAGGACCATTCTGTGATATGGTCACCCTCGGCGAGTTCACTAGTTAAACCCCCAAGATAGTTGCTGAGTGGGGGGTTCCAATCCCCCGGCTTGCTTACATAGACCACAGAGTCTGTGTCGTGGTAAAGAACCCGCCGCTGAAGCTGTTCCATGAGGGTGTACAGTTCAAGTCGGGCATAGGCTGTGGTAAATGCTGCaagaaacacatttacattacctGGGGGTAGAACCCACTTTGGGTTGCGCCGCCATTGCACCAAGGCAATGTCTTGACTCAAGAATGAAAAATGTGAAATTTCGTATTGGTCCGAAAAAACAAATTCCAAAAATTCTTCCGGGTCTTTAATGATCGAAGTTGTTAGCATATTGCTTCTCTGCGCTAACTTCCCCCAAAGGGAGTTCAAGTACAATTTCGAAAcatttcttttggttttgttgACCTGTATTCTGTCAGGGTCAAGAAGTATGCCTTCTCTGTCATGGTAGTCTTGAATGTACTTCTCTTTACTTTCTTCATCTGTAACCGATGCTGGATAGCCTGAAGCCATCTGCTTGCATCTCAAGAAGGTCTTGATGTACTCTTTAAAAAGTGTGTCTGATTTCCTGGAAAAGTTCCACACTTCAAAGATTTTGGCCACACGATACCCCTTCTCCAAAGCCTTAGAGAATTCAACGGTGACCCAGACACCTGTCAGGGCTCTTTCTTGATCTGAGTGATCACATGGGTTTTCCTGGTTGTTGTGTTCACAGCATGTGCGACAAAGGGGAAAGAAAAGTTTTCCTTTAGACCCCTTGTAAGGCAGCACAGGTATAAACAGACCCCTAGGAGGGTAGACAGTCGCTTTGATTAAACCAAAATAATTTTGGGGTTCGTCAAAGTCGCTGTGAATAATTTCAGGATGCCCTATAGGATAGCATGAAGAACTCATTACATGAGGATATAGGGATGTAAAATCTACATAGCCTATTGTCTCGTCGGGTTGAGCTACATAACGCAATGTCAAAGCATTGGTCCTGCCTCCAAACAAGGCCTGTCTCGGTTCCAGGGGCTCTGGAGGGTCATATTGGGTAAGGAAGGCCTGAACATGAGGATCCGCCTTTTTCAGGGCTGTCCATTCGTGTTCCCACAAAACCACAACTTTTAACCCGTATGTAGCCTTTAAAGAATTCAGTTTGTCTTGAAACTCTTGGTACATTTCCCCAAAAGTCTTTTGGGTTAGGACACACATGGCCTGGGGGACAAAGCATAATTTACAACCGTGGAAGAAACAACCGTTGTACTCATACACTGTCTCAACACCGTCAatctgtgtgtatccatctacatgGTAAGGCCCAAAAGCCTTCTCCCCCCGATTCAAAGCATGTtggataaaaacatttttatccTGGGCTAGGTACTCCAACCATTGAATGGAGCCACTAGAGTAGGCCTTGAATTGTCGTCGGTAGTTGTCTGGCGATGGGATCGCTATAGATGCTGGAGTTAGATAGTGTGTACGATAGGTTTTCATGCACGCGGATGCAATAGTTGTACAGCTCCAGGGGTCAATGCCTGCATCTTTGATTACCTCTTCTCTGAATCTGAGGCATCCTTCACGTAGTATAACCACGTCATTGTCACAGTATGATTCCATCTCTTTATGAAAATCAAAAGTTCCATGTCTTACTGTCTCGTACCAAGTCATGAATTTCTCACGCTCTTTGGTAGACATTTGATCACAACCGTACATTTCGGGGGCTGGATAAGCTCCTATATAATGTAGATTCTCCTCAGATGTGAAGAAGTGGGGGAAATAGCCTTTGACCGAGTTTTCAAAACCCAAGGCCTCTGGCATTTGAGCCAATCTCATGGGTAAGAAGCTTAAACTGTCAATGTATCTCTGTTTGAAGGCGTGGTCAACAAAACATAAGATTTTACTCCCTTGAGCAATGACACTGGGCGCCACGCCTTGCTGTATCAAAGGGTTCAGAAGCAGATAGGAGTCATAGGCGCGCGCATTGTGTGCTATAAACGTGAAGTTTCTGTACTGGgcctttctaaaatgttttagaaaGAGTCGGGCGCAATCGGGCCCCTCGGCCGACCACTTTTCACCGGTGAAAGTCATGGTAGATACAAAAATAGGCAAGTGAACCCCTGATTGCTGATTTGTCTCAAAAtcataaaaaacatatttctctgtATGTTCATCTTCAGCCAAGGGCTGAATGTAACACTCATGTGTTACTTCTTGAACAACTTCTGCGTCTCTGCTTTTCAAGGGCCCTTTACAGATTGGGCAATGTAGAATACCACAAACATGGGGTTTAGGGCTGTCTATTTTAAGGTTGTAATTGCAATGACATTTTGGACATTTCTTGTTAATGTCACAAATGCTTACAGATTTACAGGCCTTGGGGTGCCATGTTTCAGTTTTGTGTTTTTCGTAACAGTAGGCTGAACGACATGTGCGGTGACAATCCTCACAGGGTGTCAAGTTTAGCGGTTGCATAGGGCAATGTTTATCCAGACATACTGAACAGTTATAACGGCACGAGTGCCCCCCCTGGCGGGTGTAGCCGGTATGACAGCCTGGACAGACATATGGGGCGCCTAAAAATGCTGTGATGTTAGTTACGGCATAGTAATGCTCATTTTGCACATAAAAGTACATAGTCTTAGGGTGTGGTTCTTGTATATTTTGGAACTTCAAGAGCGCGTCATTAGCTCTACTGTGGTACAAAACCACAATCTTgatattcagaaagttttcaaatTTGCCTATGTCGGAGAAAGCCACAGCCTCCTGTATACCTAAACCCACAGCCTTTTGTAGCTCTTGAGCTTTCTGTAACGCTTCGCGCTCTGTACATCCTGGGCTGAGTAAGTGGGCCAAACCTATGGCAAAGCATAGCTTATTACCATGATTGTGAACGATTATGAGGTAGGCCTTTTTATTGCTTATGATTTCGGACTGCATCAGGCTATCGAGTTTACGTCTCTGCCCGCCGCCCCCTTGTGGTGGCCGGACTAATTGTACTACAAGTTCGAGGGTCCTATCTGCTAGCACGTTTAAATTTGACTGAACAAGGCGTTCTAGCAGGTTAACAAATTGTTCAAGATCTGCTTCACCCCTATTTAAAATAAGCGACACACGGCTCTGCAGACTGTCTCCAAAAATTTCCAACTGTAAGGTATCCCTTGGTTGGCTATAAGCTCTAACTCTATCTACCAGTTCATTCAAAGTGTCCATAAGCATTACGTAAAACACAGCATATTCCCGAATCTGACCCCCCCATGCGAAATTGAAAAACTGTCGAACCTCAatattgtggaatttatttcgatACAAAACATGTTCACTGCGATCAAGACCATCCCCATCCTGATTTGCTAGACAATTGTCCAACTGTTCAAAAACATCGTATTGGGTTTCAGACTCTTCAGACATGGGTGTTAAAGGCTGGCTTAGAGGTGTAGGTGGTGCAGAATTAAACCTAGGGCTTTCGTTCTGTACATTGTGATCAAGACCTTCCCGCTCCAGATTTGATAGACATTTGTTCAGCTGTTCAAAAACATCGTATTGGGTTTCCTCTTCGAACAAGGGTGTTAAAGGATGGCTTAGAGGTGTAGGGGGTGCAGAATTAAACCTTGGGCTCTCGTTCATCTGGGTAATTAAAGATATGATTGATTCGGGTATCTGTGATAACCTGTTTTCATCTGCAGACCCTGACTCATTCATACGTGTAATAATTTCAATGAGTTCGGAGGGAATCTGGGATAATAGGTTTTCATCTATAGCccctatgtcaattagcccagaATCATTCATATGGTTAATTATATCTTGGAGCTCTGTAGGGATTTCCGCTAAGAGGGTTTCAATTGTCTCGCTTAGGTCTATAGGGGGCGCCATTTCTCTACTTAaggatgtgtgtgcttgtgtttttttacatatgTGTTTTTTAACGGAGGTATTTGCTTGTTTTAACCCTACTGTTGTTTAACATGCGGGGAAGCTCTCTACGCCAGAATGACACATCCTGATTGTATTGATGTTCGAATAGAATACCCATACGACGTTGAAGTAAAGCCTTTCGTGATTTTAAACCCTGTGTAAAAGCCTTGAAAAGCACGGCTTGGTCTATTTCACAAGAGGCTGTTGCCCCACCAGAATTGGCCGCTTCAATAAGGTTGGCCACTTCACAGAACATCAAATCGTCTACCTCAGAAATGTCatttaaaactttgaaatcatCAGGCTTCGCT
Above is a genomic segment from Salvelinus fontinalis isolate EN_2023a chromosome 25, ASM2944872v1, whole genome shotgun sequence containing:
- the LOC129823170 gene encoding uncharacterized protein LOC129823170 isoform X1, whose amino-acid sequence is MAPPIDLSETIETLLAEIPTELQDIINHMNDSGLIDIGAIDENLLSQIPSELIEIITRMNESGSADENRLSQIPESIISLITQMNESPRFNSAPPTPLSHPLTPLFEEETQYDVFEQLNKCLSNLEREGLDHNVQNESPRFNSAPPTPLSQPLTPMSEESETQYDVFEQLDNCLANQDGDGLDRSEHVLYRNKFHNIEVRQFFNFAWGGQIREYAVFYVMLMDTLNELVDRVRAYSQPRDTLQLEIFGDSLQSRVSLILNRGEADLEQFVNLLERLVQSNLNVLADRTLELVVQLVRPPQGGGGQRRKLDSLMQSEIISNKKAYLIIVHNHGNKLCFAIGLAHLLSPGCTEREALQKAQELQKAVGLGIQEAVAFSDIGKFENFLNIKIVVLYHSRANDALLKFQNIQEPHPKTMYFYVQNEHYYAVTNITAFLGAPYVCPGCHTGYTRQGGHSCRYNCSVCLDKHCPMQPLNLTPCEDCHRTCRSAYCYEKHKTETWHPKACKSVSICDINKKCPKCHCNYNLKIDSPKPHVCGILHCPICKGPLKSRDAEVVQEVTHECYIQPLAEDEHTEKYVFYDFETNQQSGVHLPIFVSTMTFTGEKWSAEGPDCARLFLKHFRKAQYRNFTFIAHNARAYDSYLLLNPLIQQGVAPSVIAQGSKILCFVDHAFKQRYIDSLSFLPMRLAQMPEALGFENSVKGYFPHFFTSEENLHYIGAYPAPEMYGCDQMSTKEREKFMTWYETVRHGTFDFHKEMESYCDNDVVILREGCLRFREEVIKDAGIDPWSCTTIASACMKTYRTHYLTPASIAIPSPDNYRRQFKAYSSGSIQWLEYLAQDKNVFIQHALNRGEKAFGPYHVDGYTQIDGVETVYEYNGCFFHGCKLCFVPQAMCVLTQKTFGEMYQEFQDKLNSLKATYGLKVVVLWEHEWTALKKADPHVQAFLTQYDPPEPLEPRQALFGGRTNALTLRYVAQPDETIGYVDFTSLYPHVMSSSCYPIGHPEIIHSDFDEPQNYFGLIKATVYPPRGLFIPVLPYKGSKGKLFFPLCRTCCEHNNQENPCDHSDQERALTGVWVTVEFSKALEKGYRVAKIFEVWNFSRKSDTLFKEYIKTFLRCKQMASGYPASVTDEESKEKYIQDYHDREGILLDPDRIQVNKTKRNVSKLYLNSLWGKLAQRSNMLTTSIIKDPEEFLEFVFSDQYEISHFSFLSQDIALVQWRRNPKWVLPPGNVNVFLAAFTTAYARLELYTLMEQLQRRVLYHDTDSVVYVSKPGDWNPPLSNYLGGLTSELAEGDHITEWSSCGPKSYAFRTKDNHVVLKAKGVTQNYENAPRVNLESITRLVDGFVNDKNSDLEILTSYNKIVRDKKGFHLRNAPLTKRFRVVYDKRRLLPDGTTLPFGY